A genomic region of Planococcus kocurii contains the following coding sequences:
- a CDS encoding thioredoxin family protein has protein sequence MNEWTHKEWIKEKNTNKSTAYYLYAPMCGTCQVASKMLSVVTELLPDLPMGKANLNYVQEIADLYEVESVPCLLITEGGKLKEKIYAFQSVPYLYSKLKPVDEYSRSW, from the coding sequence ATGAATGAATGGACGCACAAAGAATGGATCAAAGAAAAGAATACGAATAAATCAACGGCTTATTATTTGTACGCGCCAATGTGTGGAACTTGCCAGGTTGCGTCTAAGATGCTATCAGTTGTCACCGAATTGTTACCGGATCTTCCAATGGGCAAAGCAAATTTAAATTACGTTCAAGAAATAGCGGATCTCTACGAAGTGGAGAGTGTACCGTGCTTACTTATAACAGAAGGTGGCAAACTAAAAGAGAAAATCTATGCTTTTCAATCAGTGCCATACTTGTATAGTAAGTTAAAACCTGTTGACGAATACAGCCGGTCATGGTAA
- a CDS encoding toprim domain-containing protein, whose product MGKVIVVEGLSDKSRIAPLIAEPVTILCTNGTVSASRLEELLLPYEGQDMIILVDADSSGEKLRKLVKREFPEARHFYINRNYKEVAATPLRILMDVLITANIQVNKLLTEG is encoded by the coding sequence ATGGGAAAGGTGATTGTTGTCGAAGGGCTCAGTGATAAGTCAAGGATTGCACCACTCATTGCAGAACCCGTGACGATTCTTTGTACAAATGGTACAGTAAGTGCATCGAGACTGGAAGAGTTACTATTACCGTACGAAGGCCAGGATATGATCATACTAGTAGATGCAGACTCTTCAGGAGAAAAACTGAGGAAACTCGTCAAGCGTGAATTTCCTGAAGCTCGTCATTTTTACATTAACCGAAATTATAAAGAAGTTGCAGCAACACCGCTCCGGATCTTGATGGATGTGCTCATCACAGCGAATATCCAGGTAAATAAGCTATTAACAGAGGGATGA
- the gcvH gene encoding glycine cleavage system protein GcvH yields the protein MSTPAELRYSKEHEWVKTEDGNARIGITHFAQAELGDIVFVELPQVGDELKKDQPFGSVESVKTVSELYAPISGKVIEVNSELEDSPEFVNESPYEQAWMVVIEAPSEEEVNALMTADEYKEMTNE from the coding sequence ATGAGCACACCAGCAGAACTTCGTTATTCAAAAGAACATGAATGGGTTAAAACCGAAGATGGCAATGCACGTATCGGTATTACTCATTTCGCACAAGCGGAACTAGGGGATATCGTTTTTGTTGAACTTCCACAAGTTGGAGACGAGCTAAAAAAAGATCAGCCTTTCGGCAGTGTTGAATCCGTTAAAACGGTTTCAGAATTGTATGCGCCAATTAGCGGAAAAGTAATCGAGGTTAACTCTGAACTTGAAGATAGCCCAGAATTTGTGAACGAGTCTCCTTACGAGCAGGCTTGGATGGTTGTAATCGAAGCCCCTTCTGAAGAAGAAGTTAATGCATTGATGACAGCAGACGAATACAAAGAAATGACCAACGAGTAA
- a CDS encoding arsenate reductase family protein: protein MTCRKGKSWLEQNKVEFNEIHIAENPPTKEQLAQMYQASGLELKKFFNTSGLVYRSLSLKDKLSTMSEDQQLELLASDGMLIKRPLAWDGEKVTLGFKEADYQNRWL, encoded by the coding sequence ATGACTTGCCGTAAAGGAAAAAGTTGGCTAGAACAAAACAAAGTGGAATTCAATGAAATACACATTGCGGAAAACCCACCAACTAAAGAACAATTAGCTCAAATGTATCAAGCGAGTGGTTTAGAATTGAAGAAGTTTTTTAATACGAGTGGTTTGGTTTATCGCTCACTTAGTTTAAAAGATAAGTTATCGACTATGAGCGAAGACCAGCAATTGGAACTACTTGCTTCTGATGGCATGCTGATCAAGCGTCCCTTGGCTTGGGATGGCGAAAAAGTGACACTTGGCTTTAAAGAAGCAGATTATCAAAATCGCTGGTTGTAA